The following DNA comes from Romeriopsis navalis LEGE 11480.
CTCACCCGGACGGGCGATCGCACCAATCTCACTCACAACATGGGCTTTCAGTTCCTTGATCAGGGCATCATCCTGGGCCTGATCACCTTCAAGGGTGATAAACGCCACGACCTCTTCACCTTTCAGATCATCCGGTTTACCAACCACAGCCGCTTCGGCGACGGCGGGATGGGAAACTAGAGCCGACTCGATTTCCATGGTGCCGAGACGATGACCAGCGGTGTTGATCACATCATCAACGCGGCCCATGACCCAGAAGTAGCCATCCGCATCGCGCCGCGCACCGTCACCCGCAAAGTAGATGTATTTACCATCTTTCGGGGGAATATGTTCCCAGTAGGTTTTGCGGAAACGCTCCGGGTTATTATAAACCGTCCGCATCATGCCGGGCCAGGGGTGACGCACGGCCAGAAAACCGCCGTCATTTGGCCCGACAGAGTTGCCTTCAAGATCGACAATATCAGCTTGAATACCGGGGAACGGTAGAGTTGCCGAACCGGGCTTCGTCGGTGTCGCACCGGGCAGTGGTGTAATCATCACGCCACCCGTTTCGGTCTGCCACCAGGTATCGACGATCGGGCATTTCTCTTTGCCAATCACCTTGTGATACCACATCCAGGCTTCGGGGTTAATTGGTTCGCCAACTGTACCCAACATCCGCAGCGAAGAGAGATCGCGGGCATTCGGATGCTCATCGCCCATTTTGATAAAGGCCCGAATCGCCGTTGGTGCGGTGTAGAAAATCGTCACCTTATACTTCTCGATCACATCCCAGAATGCGCCGGGATTCGAGGGACGCGGCGCACCTTCGTACATCACGGTTGTAGCACCGTTGGATAGGGCACCGTAAACCACATAGGTATGCCCCGTAATCCAACCAATATCCGCGCCGCACCAGTAGACATCATCCTCTTTGAGGTCGAAAATCCACTTGCAAGTCATGTGGGCATAAAGGTTATAGCCCCCCGTCGTATGCACCACACCCTTCGGCTTACCAGTGGAACCAGAGGTATAGAGCACGAACAGCATTTGCTCACTGTCAAGGGCGGGTGCTGGACAATCGTCTGACGCCGCGTCCATCAGATCATGCCACCAATGGTCACGACCTTCAGCCATTGTGATGTCTTGGGCGGTCCGCTTCACGGTAATGACCGTCGTGACTGGCACATTGGGAGCATCCAGCGCCGCATCAACCGCCGGTTTCAGCGGCACAATTTTGTCCTTCCGCCAGCCCCCATCCGCTGTGACAACCACCTTGGCATCGGCGTCAACCAGCCGATCGCGCAGGGCTTCCGCACTAAAGCCACCAAAGACAACGGAGTGCGCCGCCCCAATCCGGGCACAAGCCAGCATGGCGATCGCCGCTTCGGGAATCATCGGCATGTAGATCCCGACCCGATCGCCGGTCTTCACGCCTTGGCTTTTCAGCACGTTGGCAAACTTACAAACTTCGGTGTGGAGTTGCTTGTAAGTGATGATGCGGGCGTCACCGGGTTCGCCTTCCCAAATAATCGCCGGCTTATCGGAACGGGTTTCCAGATGGCGATCGATGCAGTTGTAGGAAAGATTGATTTTGCCGTTGACAAACCACTTGGCGAAGGGAGGATTGCTCCAGTCGAGCACTTGGTCCCATTTTTCAAACCAGTGCAGTTCGGTTTCCGCCAGCTTACTCCAGAAGCCTTCCGGGTCAGCCTGAGCCGCTTCCGACAGCTTCTTATACTCGTCCAAGCTCTTGATGTGGGCTTGGCTGGAGAATTCGCTGCTCGGGGGAAACAGGCGGTCTTCTTGCAGAATTGATTCGATTGTCGGCTGAGACATGGGCTCTGTAGGTCGCTTTCAAAGTCTAGTTTGTCATTTTTGGCACAGTCGATCTGGCCACTGATTCAAAGATAGCGGCATATGGGATTTCGGCGCAGTGCATTAAGATTTTTGTTACGTAGACTGAATTGAAAGCTCTCAAAAAAGATAGATAGATAGATAGATAGAACGAGTCCCATTATTTACCTCAACTGCTTATTCATCGGAGGCTGATACTGCTTTATTAAATACTCTTCCAAAACATCACAGGTAATTGGGTCGTCAATAACCTTGGCATGAATATACGACGGACCAAATTGAATTGCTTCACCGAATCTGTCATGAGTCGGAATACGCTGTGCAAAACTTCCAGTCTTACCAAGTGTATAAAGGCACCCAAGAATCCACCGTTCGATAAGCAAAAATATAAAGTCCAGAAGTAGAACTCCATTGAATTTGCAAATTGAGCGGATATACATCAAACTCCACGAAACCTTGATTGGTGAGGGGCTATTTAGTTTTTTCCATCTGTAGACAAGACTTTCTATAGTTCTTCGGCACTAAAATTATAGGGTGGACTATATTTAATGCACACTCCGATACAGTTCTCCTAGTGCAGGATCAACCGTTATATGAGGGATAAAAGTTCTTTGAATAGGCTTGACTCACCAACTCTTCACGCAGGTACAAGGGTCATTTGAATAGGATCATCTGCACAATTTCTCTATGATGTAAGCAACTTCAAATCACTACTGCATCAATATGCCATCCCTTTTTCCTGGAATATAGCATTCCCTTTACCTGGATGGCCCCTACCTCGAACATCCTGAAATGTGGCCGGAAGTACATCATCGGCGAGTTAGCGCGATCGCCACTTAATGATGTTTGAGACAATCCAAGCCACAACAAAACCAACGCCTCCGCCCACCACAAATGGACTGATCGGGAATCCAATCATCCCAGGCATTGCGAACAAAGCGGCCAGATCAAACCCAGATGGCTTTGGTACACCACGACTGCCCCAAGCCTGTGCGATCACCAAAAGTGTAAACCCAAAATAGAATATTCCAAATAACGGAATAAACAACCCATAGGGCCACTTGGATGCTTTAGGGCGAGACGATTGGCGATTGGAACGACTTGACGCGCCCAGGGTTTTCACACCGGTCAAGAGACTAGCGACCGGGAACCCCAAGCATCCGCCCAGCAAAAATGGGCTGATCGGAAACCCGACCATACCGGGCTGAGAAAACATAACAGCCAGATCAAACCAAAATGGCTTAGGTCCGCGCCCCCAAGAATCACCAAAAACCCAAAGGGTAAACTGCAAATACAACCCGCCAAACAGCAGCGTCAATAAGACCAACAGCAGGCCAAATAACCAGTCGGGCGATTTAGAAGATTTTGGACGCGGCAATTTACGAGTCAAAATACTTACTGCATCTAATACATTCTCGTCTATGCATTAGGTTACCCACACCACTAGCTAGTCATCTCATCACAGCATATCTGAACCATTATCCTCAGCCCAATTCTTCAATCTACAGACTCATCCGCTAGATACAGGATAAAGCCAGCGATTAGCCGCGATACCAGCCATTGACAAATATTTTCCGCCTAAAACGTAAACCGCTTGTAATATCCGAAGCTCCAGCAATTGATAGGCTAGAGGTGAGGAACTTCACCTGTTGATACGAGCTGTTCGCACATGAGTCTTTCTACAGTTATTTTACTGGCATTAGGGGCTGGAGTAGTATTTGGGGCAGGTCTGCACGAATTTTTGCCGGGGGCCATTCCCAGTCTTGACCACTACATGCTCGATCCATTGGGTCAGGCTTTTTTGCGGCTAATTCAGTTTGTGGTGGTGCCGATCGTCTTCGCTTCCCTAATTCTTGGCCTGACGCGCATCCAAAATGCGGCCCAAGTCGGTCGGCTCACCGCCAAACTGCTGTTCAGCTATGTGATCACCAGCGTAATTGCGGTCGGCTTAGGTCTGGGCTGCGCGATCGTCCTCCATCCCGGCGCGGGGATGACTGGCTTTGCAACAGCGGAACTGGCCAGTGCCGAACAATCACCCGACCTAATCACTTGGCTGGTGGAGCTGATTCCGACCAACCCGCTGGAAGCCCTGAGCACTAGCAACCTATTGCAGACCATTATTTCCGGCGCACTGATTGGCATTGGGATTCAACAGGCCGGGGAAAAGGGCAAGCCCTTTGTGGCATTTACAGAAAGCATTTACGTTATTAGCGAAAAAATTCTGTTTTTGATTTTGTACCTGGCTCCAGTCGGTGTATTTGCGCTGATGGCTTCGGTGATTGCGGAGCAGGGGATTGCACTACTGGGTAAGCTGCTGACTTATATGGTCGGGACTGTGATTGCGATCGGCATGATGACCGCCTTTTACGGCCTCTTGCTCGGATTGCTGAAAGCACGACCCATGGCATTCTTCCGCAGCTTTTTTCCCAGTTTATCTTTGGGCTTTGGGAC
Coding sequences within:
- a CDS encoding dicarboxylate/amino acid:cation symporter, which gives rise to MSLSTVILLALGAGVVFGAGLHEFLPGAIPSLDHYMLDPLGQAFLRLIQFVVVPIVFASLILGLTRIQNAAQVGRLTAKLLFSYVITSVIAVGLGLGCAIVLHPGAGMTGFATAELASAEQSPDLITWLVELIPTNPLEALSTSNLLQTIISGALIGIGIQQAGEKGKPFVAFTESIYVISEKILFLILYLAPVGVFALMASVIAEQGIALLGKLLTYMVGTVIAIGMMTAFYGLLLGLLKARPMAFFRSFFPSLSLGFGTASSNAALPIALNNAQDDYGMSSTIASFAIPLGTALKRDGMAVGQAFNALFIAQLYDIELTPSLLLAVALSTLLVSFSTAGVPGAGIVMMTTIFTAAGLPLEGVAILAGVDRLMDSFHTFLNIIGNAANAAILERWEPDQAGHETA
- the acs gene encoding acetate--CoA ligase, which translates into the protein MSQPTIESILQEDRLFPPSSEFSSQAHIKSLDEYKKLSEAAQADPEGFWSKLAETELHWFEKWDQVLDWSNPPFAKWFVNGKINLSYNCIDRHLETRSDKPAIIWEGEPGDARIITYKQLHTEVCKFANVLKSQGVKTGDRVGIYMPMIPEAAIAMLACARIGAAHSVVFGGFSAEALRDRLVDADAKVVVTADGGWRKDKIVPLKPAVDAALDAPNVPVTTVITVKRTAQDITMAEGRDHWWHDLMDAASDDCPAPALDSEQMLFVLYTSGSTGKPKGVVHTTGGYNLYAHMTCKWIFDLKEDDVYWCGADIGWITGHTYVVYGALSNGATTVMYEGAPRPSNPGAFWDVIEKYKVTIFYTAPTAIRAFIKMGDEHPNARDLSSLRMLGTVGEPINPEAWMWYHKVIGKEKCPIVDTWWQTETGGVMITPLPGATPTKPGSATLPFPGIQADIVDLEGNSVGPNDGGFLAVRHPWPGMMRTVYNNPERFRKTYWEHIPPKDGKYIYFAGDGARRDADGYFWVMGRVDDVINTAGHRLGTMEIESALVSHPAVAEAAVVGKPDDLKGEEVVAFITLEGDQAQDDALIKELKAHVVSEIGAIARPGEIRFADALPKTRSGKIMRRLLRSLAAGQEIAGDTSTLEDRSVLEKLRGEGS